The following DNA comes from Streptomyces sp. Ag109_O5-10.
CGCGGCGTCTCCGTGATGATCACCTCGTCCGGTGCCAGCGTCACCGTCTCGCCCTCGACCTCGACCGACGCCGTGCCCTCGCGCAGCGCCAGCGACAGCGCGGCCGCGTCCGCCGCGGCGACCGCCTTGGCGACCTCCTGCACCCGCTTGCCGAACCGCTTGCCGAGCGCCCGGAAATTGGCCTTCGCGGTCGTGTCGACCAGGGAGCCGCCCACCTCGGAGAGGGACGCCAGCGACGACACGTTCAGCTCGTCGGTGATCTGCCCGTGCAGCTCCGGGTCGAGCGCGTCGAAGCCGACCGCCGCCACCAGCGCCCGGGACAGCGGCTGCCGCGTCTTGACGCCCGACTCCGCGCGCGTGGCCCGGCCGAGCTCCACGAGCCGCCGTACCAGGACCATCTGCTTCGACAGCTCCGGGTCGATCGCCGACAGGTCGGCCTCCGGCCAGGAGGACAGGTGCACCGACTCCGGCGCCCCCGGGGTCACCGGCACCACCAGGTCCTGCCACACCCGCTCGGTGATGAACGGGGTCAGCGGGGCCATCAGCTTGGTGACGGTCTCCACGACCTCGTGCAGCGTGCGCAGCGCGGCCTTGTCGCCCTGCCAGAACCGGCGCCGGGAACGGCGCACGTACCAGTTGGACAGGTCGTCGACGAACGCCGAGAGCAGCTTTCCGGCGCGCTGGGTGTCGTACGCCTCCAGCGCCTGCGTCACCTGGTCGGTGAGCGCGTGCAACTCGGAGAGCAGCCAGCGGTCCAGGACCGGGCGGTCGGCCGGGGCCGGGTCCGCCGCGGACGGCGCCCAGTTCGACGTACGGGCGTACAGAGCCTGGAAGGCGACCGTGTTCCAGTAGGTCAGCAGCGTCTTGCGGACGACCTCCTGGATGGTGCCGTGCCCGACCCGGCGGGCCGCCCACGGGGAGCCGCCGGCCGCCATGAACCAGCGCACCGCGTCCGCGCCGTGCTGGTCCATCAACGGGATCGGCTGCAGGATGTTGCCCAGGTGCTTGGACATCTTGCGGCCGTCCTCGGCGAGGATGTGCCCCAGGCAGACCACGTTCTCGTACGACGACCTGTCGAAGACCAGGGTGCCGACGGCCATGAGGGTGTAGAACCAGCCGCGCGTCTGGTCGATCGCCTCGGAGATGAACTGCGCCGGGTAGCGGGACTCGAACAGGTCCTTGTTCTTGTACGGGTAGCCCCACTGCGCGAACGGCATCGAACCCGAGTCGTACCAGGCGTCGATGACCTCCGGCACGCGCGTGGCCGTCTTCGCGCACTGCGGGCACGCGAAGGTGACCTCGTCGATGAACGGGCGGTGCGGGTCCAGCTCCGACTGGTCGGTGCCGGTCAGCTCGGTCAGCTCCGCGCGGGAGCCGACCACGGTGAGGTGGTCGTCCTCGCAGCGCCAGATCGGCAGCGGGGTGCCCCAGTAGCGGTTCCGGGACAGCGCCCAGTCGATGTTGTTGTTCAGCCAGTCCCCGTACCGGCCGTGCTTGACCGTCTCCGGGAACCAGTTCGTCCCCTCGTTCTCCGCGAGCAGGCGGTCCTTGATCGCCGTCGTGCGGATGTACCAGGACGGCTGCGCGTAGTAGAGCAGCGCGGTGTGGCAACGCCAGCAGTGCGGGTAGCTGTGTTCGTACGGCAGGTGCTTGAAGAGGAGGCCGCGCTGCTTGAGGTCCTCGGTGAGCCGTTCGTCGGCCTTCTTGAAGAAGACGCCGCCGACCAGGGGCACGTCCTCCTCGAAGGTGCCGTCCGGGCGCACCGGGTTCACCACCGGCAGACCGTAGGCGCGGCAGACCCTGAGGTCGTCCTCACCGAAGGCGGGGGACTGGTGGACCAGGCCCGTACCGTCCTCGGTCGTGACGTACTCCGCGTTCACGACGTAATGCGCCGGTTCCGGGAACTCCACGAGCTCGAACGGACGTTGATAGGTCCAGCGCTCCATCTCGGCGCCGGTGAAGGTCTGGCCCGTGGTCTCCCAGCCCTCGCCGAGCGCCTTGGCGAGGAGCGGCTCGGCGACGACGACCTTCTCCTCGCCGTCGGTCGCGACGACGTAGGTGACCTCGGGGTGCGCGGCGACCGCGGTGTTGGACACCAGGGTCCACGGGGTGGTCGTCCAGACCAGGAGCGCGGCCTGGCCGGCGAGCGGACCGGAGGTGAGCGGGAAACGGACGTACACGGAGGGGTCGACGACCGTCTCGTAGCCCTGCGCCAGCTCGTGGTCGGACAGGCCGGTGCCGCAGCGCGGACACCAGGGGGCGACGCGGTGGTCCTGGACCAGCAGGCCCTTGTCGAAGATCGTCTTCAGCGACCACCAGACCGACTCGATGTACTCGGGGTCCATCGTGCGGTAGGCGTCGTCCAGGTCGGTCCAGTACCCCATGCGGGTCGTCAGCGCCTCGAAGGCGTCGGTGTGGCGGGTCACCGACTCCCGGCACTTGGCGTTGAACTCGGCGATGCCGTACTTCTCGATGTCCGGCTTGCCGCTGAAGCCCAGCTCCTTCTCGACCGCCAGCTCGACGGGCAGGCCGTGGCAGTCCCAGCCGGCCTTGCGGGCCACGTGGTAACCGCGCATGGTGCGGAAGCGGGGGAAGACGTCCTTGAAGACGCGCGCCTCGATGTGGTGGGCGCCGGGCATGCCGTTGGCGGTGGGCGGCCCCTCGTAGAACACCCATTCGGGGCGGCCCTCGGACTGCTCCAGGGTCTTGGCGAAGATCTTCTGCTCGCGCCAGAAGTCGAGCACGGCGTGCTCGAGGGCGGGCAGGTCGACCTGTGCGGGCACCTGGCGGTACGTCGGCGCTGTCATCTGCGAGCTTCCTCCAACGGACTTGCTGCCTTCCGTCGGAGGGACGAGAGCCTTGTCCTGCCTACGCCGTGTGCGGCGCGCTCCCGCGGTACCACCCTCCTTGGCCCTCCGGACGCCGTGCGCGCCGGTGAGCCCCCTCATTGGGGTCGCGAAGCCGGCTCTACCGACCCTTGCAGGGCTTTCTTCCGGCGGCTCCGGGGTGATCTTCACGTCGCGCTCGCCCCCGGGCTTCCACCGTCCCCGGGTCGCTCTGGGCTGCGTACGCCGCTACTCGTCCCCATCCACGCTTCTCGCTCCGCCCAGTGTACGGCGCCGCACGGACAGCGGCCGACCCGTTTTCCGGAGCCCGCCGGGGCGCGGCGGCCCGACTGCCGAGATGACCCGAATGGCGGGGTACGCGTGTTCGCATCCTGGGATGTCCTGCTCGACGGATTACCGGGCGGGGAGCTGGGCACAACGCATGCATACCTGCTGCGTGGGGGGTGCGGGGCAGGCGGATCGGGCGGCGTGCCCCGTTGCCGCGGGACTCGAGTCGATTTATCGTCCGAGCACGATTCGCGTGCAAAATCACAATATGTGAAGGGGCTGCGGCCATGGTGGCGAAGAAGACCGCCGTACAGCAGCCGGCGTCCGGCCGGTCCAGGGGCGCGGCCGCCTCCGGCGGCGACACCGAAGAGGACCGCGGAAGGCGGGGCACGCGCACGAGAGCGGCGGCTCCTTCCAGGAAAACGCCGGATGGAATGGCTTCCGCCGGGAAAGAGGACGCGAAGAAGGCACCCGTGAGGAGGACGGCCGCGAAGAAGGCCGTCGCGAAGAAGGCCGACGGGGCGAAGTCGGCGAAGGCGGAGCAGAGCGCGTCCAGGGCCGCGGCGACGAAGACCGCGGTGGCGAAGAGCACGGCCAAGAAGAAGAGCACGGCCAAGAAAGCGGGCGCGGCGCGGGCCGCGAAGCAGACGGGAGCCACGACGGTGGTTGCGAAGAAGACTCCTGGCACGGCCACGGCGGCGGACACCGCCGTCCCCAAGGCGCGGATCGCCGCGGCGGCTCCGGGCGAACTCGCGGTGCGTGCCGGCGAGGACCCGTGGACGCCGGAGGAGGTCGAGGAGGCGCGCACCGAGCTGACGACCGAGGCGATGCGGCTGCGTGCCGAGCTCGACGCGTCGGAGAGCGCCCTGGCCGGACTGATGCGGGACTCCGGGGACGGCGCGGGTGACGACCAGGCCGACACCGGCACCAAGAACATCACCCGCGAGCACGAACTGGCGCTGGCCGCCAACGCGCGCGAGATGCTCGAACAGACCGAGCGCGCCCTGCAGAAGCTCGACGCGGGCACCTACGGTCTCTGCGAGAACTGCGGAAACCCCATCGGCAAGGCGCGGATGCAGGCCTTCCCACGGGCCACCCTGTGCGTGGAGTGCAAGCAGAAGCAGGAACGCCGCTACTGAGCATCGGGGTCCCCCGGGGCGTGCCGTAGTCTCGTCCCGAGGCAGGCACCTAGGTTGAGGGACTCACGTGGCAGAGGCGGAACGCATCATCGGTACGCCGGGCACCCCGGACGACGGCGGCGAGCGGACGGTGCCGCCCGGCGCGTCCGGTGCGGATCAGCAGTCCACCGCGGACCAGCGGCCCGGCCGCGGGCGCCGGATCGCCGTGCTGTTCGCGGTGGCCGCCTTCGCGTACGCCCTCGACCTGGTCAGCAAGATGATCGTGGTCGCGAAGCTGGAGCACCACGCCCCGATCGAGGTCGTCGGCGACTGGCTGGAGTTCCACGCGATCCGCAACCCGGGCGCGGCCTTCGGATTCGGCGGCGCCTTCACGATCATCTTCACGCTGATCGCGGCGGCGGTGATCGTCGTGATCTTCCGGCTGGCGCGCAAGCTGTACAGCTTCCCCTGGGCGGTCGCGCTCGGCCTGCTGCTCGGCGGCGCGCTCGGCAACCTCACCGACCGGATCTTCCGCTCGCCGGGGATCTTCGAGGGCCAGGTCGTCGACTTCATCGCGCCCAAGCACTTCGCGGTGTTCAACCTGGCCGACTCCGCGATCGTCTGCGGCGGCATCCTGATCGTGCTGCTCTCCTTCCGCGGCCTGGACCCGGACGGGACCGTCCACAAGGACTGACGGGGGCGCAGGGCCCGCAGCGGCCCGCGGCGGCCCAGAGCGGCCCGCGGGGGCTTGCGTACGGAGCCGTCGGTGGTGTCCGGCATACTCGACGGGTGAGCACGATTCCCGAGATCCGAACCCTGCCCGTGCCCGACGGCCTGGAGGGCGAGCGCGTCGACGCCGTCATCTCCCGCATGTTCGGCTTCTCCCGCACCAAGGCGGCCGAGCTGGCCGCGGCGGGCAAGGTCCAGGTCGACGGCTCGGTGGTCGGCAAGTCCGAGCGGGTGCACGGCGGGGCCTGGCTGGAGGTCGAGATGCCGGGGGCGCCCGCGCCCGTGCAGATCGTCGCGGAGCCCGTCGAGGGCATGGAGATCGTGCACGACGACGACGACGTGGTCGTGATCGTC
Coding sequences within:
- the ileS gene encoding isoleucine--tRNA ligase, producing the protein MTAPTYRQVPAQVDLPALEHAVLDFWREQKIFAKTLEQSEGRPEWVFYEGPPTANGMPGAHHIEARVFKDVFPRFRTMRGYHVARKAGWDCHGLPVELAVEKELGFSGKPDIEKYGIAEFNAKCRESVTRHTDAFEALTTRMGYWTDLDDAYRTMDPEYIESVWWSLKTIFDKGLLVQDHRVAPWCPRCGTGLSDHELAQGYETVVDPSVYVRFPLTSGPLAGQAALLVWTTTPWTLVSNTAVAAHPEVTYVVATDGEEKVVVAEPLLAKALGEGWETTGQTFTGAEMERWTYQRPFELVEFPEPAHYVVNAEYVTTEDGTGLVHQSPAFGEDDLRVCRAYGLPVVNPVRPDGTFEEDVPLVGGVFFKKADERLTEDLKQRGLLFKHLPYEHSYPHCWRCHTALLYYAQPSWYIRTTAIKDRLLAENEGTNWFPETVKHGRYGDWLNNNIDWALSRNRYWGTPLPIWRCEDDHLTVVGSRAELTELTGTDQSELDPHRPFIDEVTFACPQCAKTATRVPEVIDAWYDSGSMPFAQWGYPYKNKDLFESRYPAQFISEAIDQTRGWFYTLMAVGTLVFDRSSYENVVCLGHILAEDGRKMSKHLGNILQPIPLMDQHGADAVRWFMAAGGSPWAARRVGHGTIQEVVRKTLLTYWNTVAFQALYARTSNWAPSAADPAPADRPVLDRWLLSELHALTDQVTQALEAYDTQRAGKLLSAFVDDLSNWYVRRSRRRFWQGDKAALRTLHEVVETVTKLMAPLTPFITERVWQDLVVPVTPGAPESVHLSSWPEADLSAIDPELSKQMVLVRRLVELGRATRAESGVKTRQPLSRALVAAVGFDALDPELHGQITDELNVSSLASLSEVGGSLVDTTAKANFRALGKRFGKRVQEVAKAVAAADAAALSLALREGTASVEVEGETVTLAPDEVIITETPREGWSVASDSGATVALDLEITEELRQAGLARDAIRLIQEARKNSGLDVADRIALRWVSTDPAVIAALAEHAGLIADEVLATDFAQGEADGSYGEPFVDEGLSLTFRLRKA
- a CDS encoding TraR/DksA C4-type zinc finger protein, producing MVAKKTAVQQPASGRSRGAAASGGDTEEDRGRRGTRTRAAAPSRKTPDGMASAGKEDAKKAPVRRTAAKKAVAKKADGAKSAKAEQSASRAAATKTAVAKSTAKKKSTAKKAGAARAAKQTGATTVVAKKTPGTATAADTAVPKARIAAAAPGELAVRAGEDPWTPEEVEEARTELTTEAMRLRAELDASESALAGLMRDSGDGAGDDQADTGTKNITREHELALAANAREMLEQTERALQKLDAGTYGLCENCGNPIGKARMQAFPRATLCVECKQKQERRY
- the lspA gene encoding signal peptidase II translates to MAEAERIIGTPGTPDDGGERTVPPGASGADQQSTADQRPGRGRRIAVLFAVAAFAYALDLVSKMIVVAKLEHHAPIEVVGDWLEFHAIRNPGAAFGFGGAFTIIFTLIAAAVIVVIFRLARKLYSFPWAVALGLLLGGALGNLTDRIFRSPGIFEGQVVDFIAPKHFAVFNLADSAIVCGGILIVLLSFRGLDPDGTVHKD